A genomic segment from Desulfovibrio aminophilus DSM 12254 encodes:
- a CDS encoding DUF5655 domain-containing protein, which yields MSDIKLFRTGPNGVAELKGQSMALERTLQTLMERNLETLLGVRFLASEHSTGAQHRGRIDTLGIDENGCPVIIEYKRTSNENVVTQGLFYLDWLLDHKAEFKLLVLDRLGKKAAAEIEWSGPRLLCIAGDFTRYDEHAVRQMNRNIELIRYRHFPEGFLILERTKAVSTEPEVHERKGKESSPKHYKSVSEHLGGAPDGLKELYQALEDTLLALGDDVEKKVVKCYIAFMRIKNFACVEARVKEQRLLVYVKCPPTPENLIEGFTRDLRNIGHLGTGDLEVTIRNRDDIMRAQRFFELSYQEN from the coding sequence ATGAGCGACATCAAGCTGTTCCGCACTGGCCCCAACGGCGTCGCCGAACTCAAGGGACAGTCCATGGCCCTGGAGCGCACCCTTCAGACCCTCATGGAACGGAACCTTGAGACCCTGCTCGGCGTCCGCTTCCTGGCGTCCGAGCACTCCACCGGCGCACAGCACCGGGGACGCATCGACACGCTCGGCATCGACGAGAACGGATGCCCGGTCATCATCGAGTACAAACGGACCAGCAACGAGAACGTCGTCACCCAAGGTCTGTTCTATCTCGACTGGCTGTTGGATCATAAGGCCGAATTCAAGCTGCTCGTGCTCGACAGGCTGGGCAAGAAGGCCGCCGCTGAGATCGAGTGGTCAGGCCCGAGACTGCTGTGCATCGCCGGAGACTTCACGAGGTATGACGAACACGCCGTGCGGCAGATGAACCGCAACATCGAACTGATCCGCTATCGCCATTTTCCGGAGGGCTTTCTCATCCTTGAACGGACGAAGGCCGTCAGCACCGAGCCGGAGGTTCACGAGCGAAAAGGCAAGGAGTCTTCCCCAAAGCACTACAAGAGCGTTTCCGAACATCTCGGCGGCGCGCCCGACGGCCTCAAAGAGCTTTACCAGGCCCTGGAGGACACGTTGCTCGCCCTTGGCGATGATGTGGAAAAGAAAGTGGTCAAGTGCTACATCGCCTTCATGCGGATCAAGAATTTCGCCTGCGTGGAAGCCCGCGTGAAGGAGCAGCGTCTGCTGGTGTACGTCAAATGCCCGCCGACTCCTGAAAACCTCATCGAGGGTTTCACGCGCGACCTGCGCAACATCGGGCACCTCGGCACGGGCGACCTCGAAGTGACCATCCGCAACCGCGACGACATCATGAGGGCGCAACGGTTCTTTGAGCTGAGCTACCAGGAGAACTAA
- a CDS encoding restriction endonuclease subunit S, protein MSFPRYEKYKDSGVEWLGEVPEHWDLKRLGYFFSERREKVSDKDYAPLSVTKNGVVPQLETAAKTDDGDNRKRVCAGDFVINSRSDRKGSSGLASIDGSVSLICTVLEPRTINAAFTHQLLRSIPFQEEYYRFGKGIVADLWSTNYSEMRNITLAIPSEAEQQAIAAFLDRETAKIDALVAEQERLIALLAEKRQAIISHAVTKGLNPDAPMKDSGIEWLGEVPEHWEVKRLKFMATVQTGIAKGKDYAGQTTIEVPYLRVANVQDGHLDLEEMATLSIPQADLPRYLLQPGDVLMNEGGDYDKLGRGHIWSGEIVPCIHQNHVFAVRPRGVSAQWLNAFTSSSAAQFYFMSRSKQSTNLASISSSNIMELSISVPPSEEQEIILTYLGSEIARGETLTQEATRAIELLKERRAALISAAVTGKIDVRGLVDKEAA, encoded by the coding sequence ATGAGCTTCCCACGCTACGAAAAGTACAAGGACTCCGGCGTGGAGTGGCTAGGGGAAGTGCCGGAGCATTGGGACTTGAAACGCCTTGGCTACTTCTTCTCGGAAAGACGCGAGAAGGTCAGCGACAAGGACTATGCCCCGCTTTCCGTGACCAAGAATGGCGTTGTTCCGCAGTTGGAGACAGCCGCCAAGACGGATGACGGTGACAACAGGAAAAGAGTCTGTGCAGGTGATTTCGTCATCAATAGCCGCTCTGACAGGAAAGGTTCTTCTGGGCTTGCATCAATTGATGGTTCCGTCTCGTTGATTTGCACAGTCCTTGAACCTCGTACAATAAATGCCGCGTTCACCCACCAGCTATTAAGAAGCATTCCCTTTCAAGAGGAATACTACCGCTTTGGAAAGGGTATCGTTGCCGACCTCTGGAGCACGAACTATTCGGAGATGCGCAACATCACTCTTGCCATCCCATCCGAGGCTGAACAGCAGGCCATCGCCGCCTTTCTCGACCGCGAGACCGCCAAGATCGACGCCCTCGTGGCCGAGCAGGAGCGGCTCATCGCCCTGCTGGCGGAAAAGCGCCAAGCCATCATCTCCCACGCCGTCACCAAGGGTTTGAACCCCGACGCGCCCATGAAGGACTCCGGCATTGAGTGGCTCGGCGAGGTGCCGGAGCATTGGGAGGTGAAGCGGCTCAAGTTCATGGCAACGGTACAAACAGGCATCGCCAAGGGGAAAGATTACGCGGGGCAGACCACAATCGAAGTGCCTTATCTTCGCGTGGCCAACGTGCAAGACGGCCATTTGGACTTGGAAGAAATGGCGACGCTCTCGATCCCGCAAGCGGACCTCCCTCGCTACTTGCTCCAGCCAGGAGATGTGCTCATGAACGAGGGCGGGGATTATGACAAACTTGGGCGAGGGCATATTTGGAGCGGCGAGATTGTCCCCTGCATTCATCAAAACCATGTGTTTGCAGTTCGCCCGCGAGGCGTCTCTGCGCAGTGGCTCAACGCATTTACCAGCTCAAGCGCCGCACAGTTTTATTTCATGAGCCGTTCCAAGCAAAGCACGAACCTCGCGTCAATTTCTTCAAGCAACATCATGGAGCTTTCTATTTCAGTTCCGCCTTCAGAGGAACAAGAGATCATCCTCACATACTTGGGGAGTGAGATCGCCAGAGGCGAAACCCTTACCCAAGAGGCAACCCGCGCCATTGAACTGCTCAAGGAACGCCGCGCCGCGCTCATCTCCGCCGCCGTCACCGGCAAAATCGACGTGCGCGGGCTGGTAGACAAGGAGGCCGCATGA
- a CDS encoding type I restriction-modification system subunit M: MNQPALSAFIWSVADLLRGDYKQSEYGKVILPFTVLRRLDCVLKKTKPAVLAEYKAKKAARVNPAPYLLRKSGQHFYNTSPLDLPRLLGAPDDIRENLAKYVQSFSPEVEDIFTRFDFFSQIDRLAKCNLLFLVTERFAQIDLHPDEVSNAQMGLIFEELIRKFAEASNETAGEHFTPREVIRLMVSLLFAEDEEELTNTSAVRTIYDPTAGTGGMLSVAGEYLEARNPRARLTMFGQELNDESYAICKADMLIKGQDIANIVPGNTLSDDGHPAKTFDYMLSNPPFGVEWKKIEREVRKEHEQEGYNGRFGPGLPRVSDGSLLFLLHLISKMRHADQGGCRFGIVLNGSPLFTGGAGSGESEIRRYVLENDLLEAIIALPTDMFYNTGISTYVWILSNRKDAARKGKVQLIDAGSFWQKMRKSLGSKRNELSDQHIADITALYRDFTEARLATVLDENGKETARQILLPGDAAPEAPTGGKVKAAPLSRIFKTQDFGYRTITVERPLRDEAGKVVLGQKGKQKGKPQPDSSLRDTENVPLAEDVEAYFKREVLPHAPDAWIDQGKTKVGYEIPFNRHFYVFEPPRPLAEIDADLAATSERIVAMLKGLRA; the protein is encoded by the coding sequence ATGAACCAACCCGCCCTTTCCGCCTTCATCTGGTCCGTCGCCGACCTTCTTCGCGGCGACTATAAACAATCAGAATACGGCAAGGTCATCCTGCCCTTCACCGTGCTCCGCCGCCTCGACTGCGTGCTCAAAAAGACCAAGCCCGCCGTCCTCGCGGAATACAAGGCCAAGAAGGCGGCGAGGGTGAACCCGGCCCCCTACCTGCTCCGCAAGTCCGGCCAACACTTCTACAACACCTCGCCATTGGACCTGCCCAGGCTCCTGGGCGCGCCGGACGACATCCGCGAGAACCTCGCCAAGTACGTGCAGTCCTTCTCGCCCGAGGTCGAGGACATCTTCACGCGCTTCGACTTCTTCTCCCAGATCGACCGGCTGGCGAAGTGCAACCTGCTCTTCCTCGTCACCGAACGCTTCGCGCAGATCGACCTGCACCCGGACGAGGTTTCCAACGCCCAGATGGGCCTGATCTTCGAGGAACTCATCCGCAAGTTCGCGGAAGCCTCCAACGAAACCGCCGGAGAGCACTTCACCCCGCGCGAGGTCATCCGCCTCATGGTTTCCCTGCTGTTCGCGGAGGACGAGGAGGAACTCACCAACACCAGCGCCGTGCGCACCATCTACGACCCCACGGCGGGCACGGGCGGCATGCTCTCCGTGGCCGGGGAGTACCTGGAGGCGCGCAATCCCAGAGCCCGGCTCACCATGTTCGGCCAGGAGCTCAACGACGAGTCCTACGCCATCTGCAAGGCGGACATGCTCATCAAGGGCCAGGACATCGCCAACATCGTGCCCGGCAACACCCTCTCCGACGACGGGCACCCGGCCAAGACCTTCGACTACATGCTCTCCAACCCGCCCTTCGGCGTGGAGTGGAAGAAGATCGAACGCGAAGTGCGCAAGGAGCACGAACAGGAGGGCTACAACGGACGCTTCGGCCCCGGCCTGCCCCGCGTGTCCGACGGCTCCCTGCTCTTCCTGCTGCACCTCATCAGCAAGATGCGCCACGCGGACCAGGGCGGCTGCCGCTTCGGCATCGTGCTCAACGGCTCACCCCTGTTCACCGGCGGCGCGGGCAGCGGGGAAAGCGAAATCCGGCGCTACGTGCTGGAGAACGACCTGCTCGAAGCCATCATCGCTCTGCCCACGGACATGTTCTACAACACGGGCATCTCCACCTACGTCTGGATTCTCTCCAACCGCAAGGACGCCGCGCGCAAGGGCAAGGTCCAGCTCATCGACGCCGGCTCCTTCTGGCAGAAGATGCGCAAGAGCCTGGGCAGCAAACGCAACGAGCTTTCCGACCAGCACATCGCGGACATCACGGCCCTGTACAGAGACTTCACCGAGGCCAGGCTCGCCACGGTGCTCGACGAAAACGGCAAGGAGACGGCCCGCCAGATCCTCCTGCCGGGCGACGCGGCCCCCGAGGCCCCGACGGGCGGCAAGGTGAAGGCCGCGCCCCTTTCGCGCATCTTCAAGACCCAGGACTTCGGCTACCGCACCATCACCGTGGAGCGCCCCCTGCGCGACGAGGCCGGAAAAGTCGTGCTGGGGCAGAAGGGCAAGCAGAAGGGCAAGCCGCAGCCGGACAGCAGCCTGCGCGACACCGAAAACGTGCCCCTGGCCGAGGACGTCGAGGCCTACTTCAAGCGCGAGGTGCTGCCCCACGCGCCGGACGCCTGGATCGACCAGGGCAAGACCAAGGTCGGGTACGAGATTCCCTTCAACCGGCACTTTTACGTGTTCGAGCCGCCGCGCCCGCTGGCGGAGATCGACGCGGACCTCGCGGCCACGTCCGAGCGCATCGTCGCCATGCTCAAGGGGCTGCGCGCATGA
- a CDS encoding type II toxin-antitoxin system HicB family antitoxin — protein sequence MRYAALLHKDENSSYGVSFPDLPGCFSGGETEEEAMRNAAEALALHIQCLKEMGQEPPTPSTSAHIGNQFWNWWG from the coding sequence ATGCGCTATGCCGCCCTGCTCCACAAAGACGAAAACAGCTCCTACGGAGTTTCCTTCCCGGACCTGCCCGGCTGCTTCTCGGGCGGGGAGACTGAGGAAGAGGCCATGCGCAATGCCGCCGAGGCCCTGGCGCTCCATATTCAATGCCTCAAGGAAATGGGACAGGAACCTCCGACTCCATCGACCTCCGCTCACATCGGGAACCAATTCTGGAATTGGTGGGGCTGA
- a CDS encoding Fic/DOC family protein: MKYDAGYDRYTDPETGVLFNRENIREARLLEIFASEQAAFRAPTLPDGNLDAHHLQAIHFHLFQDVFDWAGEFRDCPLAIGETLFCQPQFIQNCLDSSLKDALPATWGQLARDQLAARLTHYLIELNAVHPFRDGNGRAIRAFIVNMAEKAGYALGFSHIARDAWVEASIQGQNGDNTQMTELLKNGLEPLTE, encoded by the coding sequence ATGAAATACGACGCGGGGTACGACAGATACACGGACCCCGAAACGGGCGTCCTGTTCAACAGGGAAAACATCCGCGAGGCACGGCTGCTGGAAATTTTCGCCAGCGAACAAGCCGCATTCCGCGCCCCGACCCTCCCGGACGGGAATCTGGACGCGCACCATCTCCAGGCGATCCACTTTCATCTCTTTCAGGATGTTTTCGACTGGGCCGGGGAGTTCCGCGACTGCCCCCTGGCGATTGGCGAAACCCTCTTCTGCCAGCCCCAGTTCATCCAGAATTGCCTTGATTCAAGCCTGAAAGACGCCCTCCCCGCCACCTGGGGGCAGCTGGCTCGCGACCAACTCGCCGCGCGTCTGACTCACTATCTCATTGAACTGAACGCCGTTCATCCCTTTCGTGACGGCAACGGCCGGGCGATCCGGGCCTTCATCGTGAACATGGCCGAAAAGGCCGGGTATGCCCTGGGGTTCAGTCACATTGCGCGGGATGCGTGGGTGGAAGCCTCCATCCAGGGGCAGAACGGCGACAACACCCAGATGACCGAACTTCTGAAAAACGGATTGGAACCCCTCACCGAATAA